Genomic DNA from Schistocerca serialis cubense isolate TAMUIC-IGC-003099 chromosome 5, iqSchSeri2.2, whole genome shotgun sequence:
GCATACATAATACCCAATGTGTGTAAATAGTACTGATGGATATTTCGCATGTTGTACAGCTTATTAACGTAGTAGTTTCAATGTCTGACTCTTAATTTTTTCCCTTTAGGTGATATCTCATGGCCATGCGGATTTCCTGATTCTGATAAGCAGCTGCTGGGCGCTGCTTCACGTGATTTGTGTGTTGGCTGTGACAGGGGTGTCCAGCGCTGCAGCTGCCGAGACTCGCCAAATTCCTCGACTCGTACACAAGGCACTGCTGCCAATCACAGACGTCGGCACCAGCGACGCACAGCTGCGTGAACAGCTGCAGCTGTTCTCGCAGCAGGTGATGCACCAGCGCCTGTGCTTCACAGCATGTGGTTTCTTCACAATCGATCTGACGATAGTGCTCTCCATGGTTGGGGCCGTCACTACTTATCTTGTAATTTACTTACAGTTCAGTGCTACTCACTAGATGTTTATCATGTAGACTAAACAAAAGCATTGATTACCTAGCCGCACAATATATGCATGAATACACTCCTTCCATAAAACATCATAAATGTACTAATCGAAGATTTCCATTCC
This window encodes:
- the LOC126482165 gene encoding putative gustatory receptor 28b; its protein translation is MYVQLSGDARAVRSLREAHDSLLDAAALVDQAYGLPLLGSLAANFVHFISALNLMLAVKLRYQVISHGHADFLILISSCWALLHVICVLAVTGVSSAAAAETRQIPRLVHKALLPITDVGTSDAQLREQLQLFSQQVMHQRLCFTACGFFTIDLTIVLSMVGAVTTYLVIYLQFSATH